ACGGCCGAACGGATGTCGGATGACACCGCGAAGCTGTGGGTCGACGTGTCAAGGAAGGACACGTCGAAACCGTCGTACTGCATCGTCACGGCCGTCGATTATTCGGTCGCGGAGGTCGGGCGCCGGGAGGTCATTCTGCCGGCGGGGGGAGATGAACTGACCCGGATTGGCGTCGAGCTGCCCGTCCGTGGCGCTGCCGTGTCGGGGCGAGTGTATGGGTGCTCCCAAGACATCCCGTTCTATATGGATACGGACAACCCGAGTTACGTCTTGCACTAAGGGGAACCCGGTGCGCGGCTCCGCGGGGCCCACGGGGCGCAATGTGCCACCGTGTTAGGCTTTTGCCTGAATAATCGGCTGAGCAGTCCGCTCGATCGACGCACCTCAATACTCCAGGGAGGGTTTGAAAACGCATGGCTGAAACCCAGCAGCAGTACATCACGCCTGAGATGAAGGCGAAGCTCGAAAACGAGCTCCAGGCACTCATCGACAACCGGCCGGTCATCGCCGCCGAGATCAACGAGCGTCGCGAAGAGGGTGACCTCAAAGAAAACGCCGGCTACGACGCCGCCCGGGAGCAGCAGGACCAAGAGGAAGCTCGGATCAAGCAGATCTCCGAGATCCTGGCCAATTCCACCACCGAACGGGCTGGGGTTGTCGAAGGTGTGGCCCACGTCGGCTCCGTGGTCCACGTCTTCTACAACGGAGATGAGAACGACAAGGAAACGTTCCTCATCGGTACCCGCGCCGCGTCAACCGGAAACAAGGACCTGGAGACCTACTCGGAGAACTCCCCGCTGGGCGCGGCAGTGATCGGCGCCTCCGAGGGCGAGACCCGGACGTACACCGCCCCCAACGGCAGGGAAATTTCAGTCACGATCGTCGACGCCGCGCCGTATGATTCGGATAAGGCAGCTCGTCCGCGCGGGCAGGCCTAATTCGCGCGCCTCTGCCCGTCCGGGAAACCCATATACGCAAAGGATTCTTCCGTGAAAACTCTCTCTTCTCGTACCGTGGCCTCGGCCGGTTTCTCGGCCGTCGTAGCCCTGGGTCTCGCTGCTTGCTCTCCGCCCCACCAGGTGGATTCCGAGCAGAAGGTTGATACGGCAAAAACGCAGAACCCCGACTCCCTTGCCGGCAGCGCCTCAACAACGAAGGCGACGTCCACCAACGTGGCTGAAGCATCCGCCACGCGCAAATCCGCCGACGCCACCGCCACCCTCGCCCCCGGCACCGTCCCGGCGTACGAAAACTGCGATGGGGTCGCCGAGCAGCGCCCCACCCGCCTCGCGCTGTCGTGCAAGGACCAGGACGATTTCATGGAGAACATCTCGTGGCGCTCCTGGGGTGAGAGCCTCGCCGCTGGAGTAGGGACGCGGGTCACCGTTGATCCTGACCGCCGCGAAGAGGACGCGACAATCGTTTTGTCCTCCCCCCAGATCGTTGATGGTGAACTGCGCTTTACCGTCGTCACCGTGGACGGGGAAACAATTAACCCCGACAGCGCCCAGCGCTAGGGTGTGTCTCATATTATTTTGAGCCATGCGACGACGTCAGCGATGACGACGCCGGCCCGGTAGACGATTGCGTGTTTGAAGTCGCAGAACCGGCGCTCGACGACATTGCGGCCCTTGTATGAGACGGTGTCGAATGCCGGTGGTCTGCCGCCGCGGGATCCTTTGCGTTTGCGGTTGGCGATGCGGTCTGCAGGCTCGGGGATCGTCGCGGTGATACGGCGTTTGCGCAGATAGTCGCGTACCTGGCGGGATGAATAGGCTTTGTCGGTGCGAAGTTCATCCGGGCGCGTTCGCGGTCGCCCGCAGGCACGTTGCACGCGCAGGTTTTCCAGCAGGGGGATGCCCATCGGATTGTCCCCACCCTGGCCCGGTCCAATGAGCACCACCAGTGGCATTCCGTGGCCGTCGACGAGGGCGTGGATCTTCGTCGAGAGTCCGCCGCGTGGTCGCCCGAAGGCGTGGTCGGCGGGCTCGTTAGGCGCATTGTTGTAATTCGACCCAGCCCCCTGTGTGGCGGGTGATGTTCGTCGCGTGCTGGTGGGCGCGGTTGATCGTGGAGTCCACGCTGACCGACCAGTCGATTTTGCCTTCGCCGTCGGCCTGCACCAGCAGCCGGGTCAAGATAACATCCCACGTCCCGTCGCAGGCTAGACGGTGGTGCCACCGGTGGACGGTTTGCCAGAAGCCGAAGCATTTCGGCAGGCCCCCCAGGGAATGCCGGCGCGCAGCCGGTAGAGAATGCCTTCAACGGTGCGGCTAGGGGTCGAACTGGGAATCCGTGAGCATCTGGAAACGCGACATACGACACGGCCTCCCACACACTCACCACACCCAATGTGAGACACGCCTTGGCCGAGGGCGCCGCCGGAGCGGCTTTTTCGGGGGTCTTTTGAGGGGCTTTTTCGCGGGCTAGTCGCGGTTTGCGATCGACAACAAGCGGAGGATCTCGGTGTAGAGCCACACGACCGTGACTGCCAAGCCGAGGGCGACGCCCCACGCCATCTTCTCCGGCGCTCCGGTGCGAACCAGCCGATCCGCCAGGTCGAAGTCCTGCAGGAAGCTCAGCGCTGCGAGGACGATGCAGACCACGCCGAAGATGATGGACAGCATCCCGCCGTCGCGAAGCGGGTTGAGCGGCGAGAAGACCGCCAGGAGCAAATTGCCGAGCGCCAGAATGGCGACGCCGAAGATCGCTCCTGTAAGAACGCGATTGAACCGCGGGGTCACCCTAATCGCGCCCGTCTTGTAGACGAAGAGCATGCCGAGGAACACTCCCAGAGAGCCCAGGATCGCTTGGAAGACTAACGCTCCAGCGTCTGCGCCTCCGACGGTCCACCCCGTCACGGCGAGGGAGAAGCCGCCGACGAAGAGGCCTTCGAACACGGCGTACGTCAGCGTGACAGCGCGACTTCCAAACTTCCGCCCGAACGAGTGGACCAGGACCGTAATGAAGCCGCCGATAGCCCCAACGAGTGTGAGCATCATGGCGAGGCCGTAGTTGCCGCTTAGCGCGATGCCGAAATTGGCAGCAGCTGCAAGCACGATCACACCAAGCGTGACACCG
The nucleotide sequence above comes from Corynebacterium capitovis DSM 44611. Encoded proteins:
- a CDS encoding DUF4307 domain-containing protein → MSTSPPSRPAARYGNEAARSRLSGGAGKLVLLGIALLLLLIAIAYGRSVLERRSVPVTADFITAERMSDDTAKLWVDVSRKDTSKPSYCIVTAVDYSVAEVGRREVILPAGGDELTRIGVELPVRGAAVSGRVYGCSQDIPFYMDTDNPSYVLH
- the greA gene encoding transcription elongation factor GreA — its product is MAETQQQYITPEMKAKLENELQALIDNRPVIAAEINERREEGDLKENAGYDAAREQQDQEEARIKQISEILANSTTERAGVVEGVAHVGSVVHVFYNGDENDKETFLIGTRAASTGNKDLETYSENSPLGAAVIGASEGETRTYTAPNGREISVTIVDAAPYDSDKAARPRGQA
- a CDS encoding transposase; the protein is MLIGPGQGGDNPMGIPLLENLRVQRACGRPRTRPDELRTDKAYSSRQVRDYLRKRRITATIPEPADRIANRKRKGSRGGRPPAFDTVSYKGRNVVERRFCDFKHAIVYRAGVVIADVVAWLKII
- a CDS encoding Bax inhibitor-1/YccA family protein, with translation MRSNNPVLTSLPGARGQSGYGYQGGYQGGQLGSVQSGVASSAGFERPMTVDDVVLKTGVTLGVIVLAAAANFGIALSGNYGLAMMLTLVGAIGGFITVLVHSFGRKFGSRAVTLTYAVFEGLFVGGFSLAVTGWTVGGADAGALVFQAILGSLGVFLGMLFVYKTGAIRVTPRFNRVLTGAIFGVAILALGNLLLAVFSPLNPLRDGGMLSIIFGVVCIVLAALSFLQDFDLADRLVRTGAPEKMAWGVALGLAVTVVWLYTEILRLLSIANRD